In one window of Hevea brasiliensis isolate MT/VB/25A 57/8 chromosome 10, ASM3005281v1, whole genome shotgun sequence DNA:
- the LOC110653957 gene encoding uncharacterized protein LOC110653957 isoform X4: MASNPPIVEDTCNAETDEETIAVRKKRSRRVSFADREITSVHIFNRDEDYETPPDCSAKDPSSGNAAEAENEVLGFFRDLADSDDSKEMSPTGDEDDEDDIVNARKSFLRPVESPSPGSTIVGSATSNDEDNFFGPVSASFIRPGRLSDSAASDDNHDITMDSTAFSMHFHSLVKSDSGGKTLEEKTPSHISSPSDSGSFIVLTKAKKLIPHVSLPFEKVSCGRDSSDMSLVGENPHNYDYGKLSPTLEALLAEGSKDLQDSSVSDSNNGKTLKRKLSTFDENLSGHIDEKVCKDKETRNIAKLDTYTEGVSAACMELDEVNGISLITLVNQSTSGPSSRSNEDLEADVSVDQQMQTPNLLSKVNNDHSKALIGTNMLNIEFSVGAQRMNGKVPQLNVFSLHESRKTSIEGCLEETSTSNRSGNYAVYQNSDQHHRSPAVESISSLSSKQQQNFLDAAKSSRQLSYMTPSPKQPGSFFGKENIKSGENILPFYKTSSKFKIFDTSPLANSLKDVIEKSKLRLLKLHSSTTSPLNAVGEENNKDIEGKNVDALVSNLEKHLSSVDQKNMDHERTNYKYNAGIWSPKNDGSLSEMEGTISLGEGAESLIPMSSHTLSKTSDTQLMSEVASPSKFTSLQNKVSQHILMPENLQKQVVVFYGSDSPSVEIKLEHGNDVKTSRQPDVFVYPGKMLDQRLASSTENHSTVPRGLQKIELVSIGLGQVKTSIGNVTNNSHSAAVTDESESWFAEGTKLSTSSVIEINHFGDFNQVEKVHDEQSYPADVQNECETLPDVRTPSREMSALKFFSGSPDCNIPCATDPIYSKEELPGKRNEASLPAPDSLYIHWRNVNEPSLLKKRSEKLVPDEGNHEDTIRRIKSSPNINRGQGSNLEFMLACASGSDDKRKMIRSDTMMKHWSDISTKFSTDMQQLFSPFIDKLNMSSIGVLQDILVHLEKIKIYEILCSQIQPQKVSDHSSEVRHKRVAETKMLLYKLVYERARQQLKSVKHDKLLRRAQELSFAIHRSEMLKSNRRFLFSPSDRDNIVDNLRNSCTSNLGSKHEVCREKVATMKHECEALDRKIKNLTKSFHNYLKMKGEKSCSETIVLLNDHLKKKTSCRLVHEELQLWEVDDFGSRNEKQNLVLNYQGSIYQRFTINDGPIPSIFVLNTLNGITITKNFPNMDAWSAFACVLNAKNTKRHIGSKSFAQETQLSSWICSFVSLILTMVGR, translated from the exons ATGGCCTCAAATCCCCCGATTGTTGAAGACACCTGCAACGCCGAGACCGACGAGGAAACCATAGCTGTCAGGAAGAAGCGTTCGCGGCGCGTGAGCTTCGCTGACCGTGAGATTACCTCCGTCCACATCTTCAACCGAGATGAGGACTATGAGACCCCTCCAGACTGCTCTGCGAAGGATCCCAGCTCCGGCAATGCCGCCGAGGCGGAGAATGAGGTGCTAGGGTTTTTCAGGGACCTCGCTGATAGTGATGATTCCAAAGAAATGTCTCCAACCGGAGACGAAGACGATGAAGACGACATTGTCAATGCGAGGAAGTCGTTTTTGAGGCCAGTTGAGTCACCGTCTCCTGGAAGTACTATTGTTGGTTCTGCTACTTCGAATGATG AAGACAACTTTTTTGGGCCTGTATCAGCAAGTTTTATCAGACCTGGGCGATTATCTGACTCTGCTGCCTCAGATGATAATCATGATATTACAATGGATTCCACAGCATTTTCAATGCATTTCCATAGTCTCGTGAAATCAGATTCAGGAGGAAAAACTCTTGAAGAGAAAACACCTTCCCACATAAGCAGTCCTTCTGATTCAGGAAGTTTTATTGTACTAACAAAAGCTAAGAAGCTAATTCCACATGTTTCTCTTCCATTTGAGAAAGTTAGTTGTGGGAGAGATTCAAGTGACATGAGTCTTGTTGGAGAAAACCCACACAATTATGATTACGGGAAACTTTCTCCTACACTGGAAGCACTTTTGGCAGAAGGCAGTAAAGATTTGCAAGATTCCTCTGTTTCTGATTCTAACAATGGAAAAACATTGAAGAGGAAGCTTTCTACATTCGATGAGAATTTGAGTGGCCACATAGATGAAAAAGTTTGCAAGGATAAAGAAACAAGAAATATTGCTAAGCTAGACACATATACTGAGGGAGTATCTGCAGCTTGCATGGAATTGGATGAGGTGAATGGTATTTCCTTGATCACCCTTGTTAATCAGAGTACTAGTGGTCCCTCATCTCGTAGTAATGAAGATTTGGAAGCTGATGTATCTGTTGATCAGCAAATGCAAACGCCTAATCTACTAAGCAAA GTGAATAATGACCATAGTAAAGCTCTGATTGGGACGAATATGCTTAATATTGAGTTTAGTGTTGGTGCTCAGAGGATGAACGGTAAAGTTCCTCAGTTGAATGTATTTTCACTACATGAATCTAGAAAAACTTCCATTGAGGGCTGCTTGGAAGAAACATCTACTAGCAATAGAAGCGGAAATTATGCTGTTTATCAGAATTCTGATCAACATCATAGATCTCCAGCAGTTGAGTCCATATCCTCATTGTCCTCTAAACAGCAGCAAAATTTTTTGGATGCTGCTAAATCCAGTAGACAATTATCATATATGACTCCTTCCCCGAAGCAACCAGGTTCTTTTTTTGGCAAGGAAAATATAAAGAGTGGTGAGAATATTTTGCCCTTTTACAAAACCAGTTCTAAGTTCAAAATTTTTGATACCTCTCCTCTTGCCAATTCGTTGAAAGATGTAATTGAAAAATCAAAACTTAGGTTATTAAAGCTCCATTCATCTACAACTTCTCCCCTAAATGCTGTTGGTGAAGAAAACAACAAAGACATTGAGGGCAAAAATGTGGATGCCCTGGTTTCTAATTTAGAAAAGCATTTATCTAGTGTTGATCAGAAGAACATGGATCATGAGAGAACAAACTATAAGTATAATGCTGGTATATGGAGCCCAAAGAATGATGGCAGTTTGAGTGAAATGGAGGGCACTATAAGCCTTGGAGAAGGTGCAGAATCTCTGATTCCTATGTCTTCACATACTCTTTCTAAGACGAGTGATACTCAGCTGATGTCAGAAGTGGCATCACCTTCTAAGTTCACTTCATTGCAGAATAAAGTCAGCCAACACATTTTGATGCCAGAGAACTTGCAAAAACAGGTGGTggtcttttatggatctgattccCCATCGGTTGAGATTAAACTGGAACATGGCAATGATGTGAAAACAAGCAGACAACCTGATGTGTTTGTTTATCCAGGAAAAATGTTGGATCAGAGGCTAGCCTCATCAACAGAAAATCACAGTACTGTCCCTCGTGGCCTTCAGAAGATTGAGCTTGTTAGCATTGGCTTAGGACAAGTTAAGACTTCAATAGGTAATGTTACCAACAATAGTCATTCTGCTGCAGTAACCGATGAATCAGAATCCTGGTTTGCTGAAGGGACCAAGCTATCCACCTCATCTGTTATAGAGATTAATCATTTTGGAGACTTTAATCAAGTGGAAAAGGTGCATGACGAGCAAAGTTACCCTGCTGATGTGCAAAATGAATGTGAAACCTTACCAGATGTAAGAACTCCTTCAAGGGAGATGAGTGCCCTGAAGTTTTTCTCAGGAAGCCCAGATTGCAATATCCCTTGTGCAACTGACCCAATCTATTCTAAAGAGGAACTTCCTGGGAAGCGGAATGAAGCTTCTCTTCCTGCCCCAGATTCCCTCTACATTCATTGGAGAAATGTGAATGAGCCATCATTGTTGAAG AAAAGAAGTGAAAAATTAGTGCCTGATGAAGGAAATCATGAAGATACAATTAGAAGAATCAAGAGTAGTCCAAACATTAATAGAGGTCAGGGTTCTAATTTGGAGTTCATGTTGGCCTGTGCTAGTGGAAGTGATGATAAAAGAAAGATGATCAGAAGCGACACAATGATGAAGCATTGGAGTGAT ATTTCTACAAAATTTTCAACTGATATGCAGCAGTTGTTCTCTCCATTTATAGATAAACTAAATATGAGTTCG ATTGGTGTTCTGCAAGATATTTTGGTTCACCTGGAGAAGATTAAGATTTATGAGATACTCTGTTCCCAAATACAGCCTCAG AAAGTGAGTGATCATTCCAGTGAAGTTAGGCATAAAAG AGTAGCTGAAACAAAAATGTTGCTTTATAAGTTAGTGTATGAAAGGGCAAGGCAGCAATTAAAGTCTGTCAAGCATGATAAATTACTG AGAAGAGCACAAGAACTGAGCTTCGCAATTCATAGGTCTGAGATGCTGAAGTCAAATAGAAGATTTCTATTTTCGCCTAGTGACAGGGATAATATAGTTGATAATCTTAGAAATTCATGCACGTCTAATTTGGGCAGCAAACATGAG GTTTGCCGGGAAAAAGTGGCCACGATGAAGCATGAGTGTGAAGCTTTAGATAGGAAAATAAAGAATCTAaccaaatctttccacaattactTGAAAATGAAGGGAGAAAAAAGCTGTTCTGAGACAATTGTACTGCTCAATGATCATCTGAAGAAGAAAACCTCTTGCAGGCTTGTACATGAGGAGTTGCAG TTGTGGGAAGTTGATGATTTTGGGAGCAGGAATGAGAAACAAAATCTTGTTCTCAACTACCAAGGCTCAATCTACCAAAG ATTTACAATAAACGATGGTCCTATTCCTAGTATATTTGTTTTAAACACATTGAATGGCATCACCATCACAAAG AACTTCCCTAACATGGATGCTTGGTCAGCATTTGCATGTGTTCTAAATGCTAAGAACACAAAGAGGCACATTGGGTCCAAAAGTTTTGCACAAGAAACACAA TTGAGCAGCTGGATTTGCAGCTTTGTTTCATTGATTTTAACAATGGTAGGAAGGTGA
- the LOC110653957 gene encoding uncharacterized protein LOC110653957 isoform X7 produces the protein MASNPPIVEDTCNAETDEETIAVRKKRSRRVSFADREITSVHIFNRDEDYETPPDCSAKDPSSGNAAEAENEVLGFFRDLADSDDSKEMSPTGDEDDEDDIVNARKSFLRPVESPSPGSTIVGSATSNDEDNFFGPVSASFIRPGRLSDSAASDDNHDITMDSTAFSMHFHSLVKSDSGGKTLEEKTPSHISSPSDSGSFIVLTKAKKLIPHVSLPFEKVSCGRDSSDMSLVGENPHNYDYGKLSPTLEALLAEGSKDLQDSSVSDSNNGKTLKRKLSTFDENLSGHIDEKVCKDKETRNIAKLDTYTEGVSAACMELDEVNGISLITLVNQSTSGPSSRSNEDLEADVSVDQQMQTPNLLSKVNNDHSKALIGTNMLNIEFSVGAQRMNGKVPQLNVFSLHESRKTSIEGCLEETSTSNRSGNYAVYQNSDQHHRSPAVESISSLSSKQQQNFLDAAKSSRQLSYMTPSPKQPGSFFGKENIKSGENILPFYKTSSKFKIFDTSPLANSLKDVIEKSKLRLLKLHSSTTSPLNAVGEENNKDIEGKNVDALVSNLEKHLSSVDQKNMDHERTNYKYNAGIWSPKNDGSLSEMEGTISLGEGAESLIPMSSHTLSKTSDTQLMSEVASPSKFTSLQNKVSQHILMPENLQKQVVVFYGSDSPSVEIKLEHGNDVKTSRQPDVFVYPGKMLDQRLASSTENHSTVPRGLQKIELVSIGLGQVKTSIGNVTNNSHSAAVTDESESWFAEGTKLSTSSVIEINHFGDFNQVEKVHDEQSYPADVQNECETLPDVRTPSREMSALKFFSGSPDCNIPCATDPIYSKEELPGKRNEASLPAPDSLYIHWRNVNEPSLLKVCREKVATMKHECEALDRKIKNLTKSFHNYLKMKGEKSCSETIVLLNDHLKKKTSCRLVHEELQLWEVDDFGSRNEKQNLVLNYQGSIYQRFTINDGPIPSIFVLNTLNGITITKNFPNMDAWSAFACVLNAKNTKRHIGSKSFAQETQITCSLLHNLLDVVAEVQLAQLEIRNLVHTCFRSSSVEQLDLQLCFIDFNNGRKVMVTLDMTCLKCGIYPSDIFPCQLQASVSGTYISLPESLSAKIKAAVDGLRVGYSRIIRICRCISQVVQSSA, from the exons ATGGCCTCAAATCCCCCGATTGTTGAAGACACCTGCAACGCCGAGACCGACGAGGAAACCATAGCTGTCAGGAAGAAGCGTTCGCGGCGCGTGAGCTTCGCTGACCGTGAGATTACCTCCGTCCACATCTTCAACCGAGATGAGGACTATGAGACCCCTCCAGACTGCTCTGCGAAGGATCCCAGCTCCGGCAATGCCGCCGAGGCGGAGAATGAGGTGCTAGGGTTTTTCAGGGACCTCGCTGATAGTGATGATTCCAAAGAAATGTCTCCAACCGGAGACGAAGACGATGAAGACGACATTGTCAATGCGAGGAAGTCGTTTTTGAGGCCAGTTGAGTCACCGTCTCCTGGAAGTACTATTGTTGGTTCTGCTACTTCGAATGATG AAGACAACTTTTTTGGGCCTGTATCAGCAAGTTTTATCAGACCTGGGCGATTATCTGACTCTGCTGCCTCAGATGATAATCATGATATTACAATGGATTCCACAGCATTTTCAATGCATTTCCATAGTCTCGTGAAATCAGATTCAGGAGGAAAAACTCTTGAAGAGAAAACACCTTCCCACATAAGCAGTCCTTCTGATTCAGGAAGTTTTATTGTACTAACAAAAGCTAAGAAGCTAATTCCACATGTTTCTCTTCCATTTGAGAAAGTTAGTTGTGGGAGAGATTCAAGTGACATGAGTCTTGTTGGAGAAAACCCACACAATTATGATTACGGGAAACTTTCTCCTACACTGGAAGCACTTTTGGCAGAAGGCAGTAAAGATTTGCAAGATTCCTCTGTTTCTGATTCTAACAATGGAAAAACATTGAAGAGGAAGCTTTCTACATTCGATGAGAATTTGAGTGGCCACATAGATGAAAAAGTTTGCAAGGATAAAGAAACAAGAAATATTGCTAAGCTAGACACATATACTGAGGGAGTATCTGCAGCTTGCATGGAATTGGATGAGGTGAATGGTATTTCCTTGATCACCCTTGTTAATCAGAGTACTAGTGGTCCCTCATCTCGTAGTAATGAAGATTTGGAAGCTGATGTATCTGTTGATCAGCAAATGCAAACGCCTAATCTACTAAGCAAA GTGAATAATGACCATAGTAAAGCTCTGATTGGGACGAATATGCTTAATATTGAGTTTAGTGTTGGTGCTCAGAGGATGAACGGTAAAGTTCCTCAGTTGAATGTATTTTCACTACATGAATCTAGAAAAACTTCCATTGAGGGCTGCTTGGAAGAAACATCTACTAGCAATAGAAGCGGAAATTATGCTGTTTATCAGAATTCTGATCAACATCATAGATCTCCAGCAGTTGAGTCCATATCCTCATTGTCCTCTAAACAGCAGCAAAATTTTTTGGATGCTGCTAAATCCAGTAGACAATTATCATATATGACTCCTTCCCCGAAGCAACCAGGTTCTTTTTTTGGCAAGGAAAATATAAAGAGTGGTGAGAATATTTTGCCCTTTTACAAAACCAGTTCTAAGTTCAAAATTTTTGATACCTCTCCTCTTGCCAATTCGTTGAAAGATGTAATTGAAAAATCAAAACTTAGGTTATTAAAGCTCCATTCATCTACAACTTCTCCCCTAAATGCTGTTGGTGAAGAAAACAACAAAGACATTGAGGGCAAAAATGTGGATGCCCTGGTTTCTAATTTAGAAAAGCATTTATCTAGTGTTGATCAGAAGAACATGGATCATGAGAGAACAAACTATAAGTATAATGCTGGTATATGGAGCCCAAAGAATGATGGCAGTTTGAGTGAAATGGAGGGCACTATAAGCCTTGGAGAAGGTGCAGAATCTCTGATTCCTATGTCTTCACATACTCTTTCTAAGACGAGTGATACTCAGCTGATGTCAGAAGTGGCATCACCTTCTAAGTTCACTTCATTGCAGAATAAAGTCAGCCAACACATTTTGATGCCAGAGAACTTGCAAAAACAGGTGGTggtcttttatggatctgattccCCATCGGTTGAGATTAAACTGGAACATGGCAATGATGTGAAAACAAGCAGACAACCTGATGTGTTTGTTTATCCAGGAAAAATGTTGGATCAGAGGCTAGCCTCATCAACAGAAAATCACAGTACTGTCCCTCGTGGCCTTCAGAAGATTGAGCTTGTTAGCATTGGCTTAGGACAAGTTAAGACTTCAATAGGTAATGTTACCAACAATAGTCATTCTGCTGCAGTAACCGATGAATCAGAATCCTGGTTTGCTGAAGGGACCAAGCTATCCACCTCATCTGTTATAGAGATTAATCATTTTGGAGACTTTAATCAAGTGGAAAAGGTGCATGACGAGCAAAGTTACCCTGCTGATGTGCAAAATGAATGTGAAACCTTACCAGATGTAAGAACTCCTTCAAGGGAGATGAGTGCCCTGAAGTTTTTCTCAGGAAGCCCAGATTGCAATATCCCTTGTGCAACTGACCCAATCTATTCTAAAGAGGAACTTCCTGGGAAGCGGAATGAAGCTTCTCTTCCTGCCCCAGATTCCCTCTACATTCATTGGAGAAATGTGAATGAGCCATCATTGTTGAAG GTTTGCCGGGAAAAAGTGGCCACGATGAAGCATGAGTGTGAAGCTTTAGATAGGAAAATAAAGAATCTAaccaaatctttccacaattactTGAAAATGAAGGGAGAAAAAAGCTGTTCTGAGACAATTGTACTGCTCAATGATCATCTGAAGAAGAAAACCTCTTGCAGGCTTGTACATGAGGAGTTGCAG TTGTGGGAAGTTGATGATTTTGGGAGCAGGAATGAGAAACAAAATCTTGTTCTCAACTACCAAGGCTCAATCTACCAAAG ATTTACAATAAACGATGGTCCTATTCCTAGTATATTTGTTTTAAACACATTGAATGGCATCACCATCACAAAG AACTTCCCTAACATGGATGCTTGGTCAGCATTTGCATGTGTTCTAAATGCTAAGAACACAAAGAGGCACATTGGGTCCAAAAGTTTTGCACAAGAAACACAA ATTACCTGTTCACTACTGCATAATCTACTTGATGTGGTTGCAGAAGTACAATTAGCACAATTAGAAATTAGAAATTTGGTCCACACATGCTTTCGTTCTTCCTCTG TTGAGCAGCTGGATTTGCAGCTTTGTTTCATTGATTTTAACAATGGTAGGAAGGTGATGGTGACTCTTGACATGACATGTTTGAAATG TGGGATATATCCTTCAGACATCTTTCCATGTCAGCTACAAGCTTCCGTTTCTGGGACATACATCTCACTGCCTGAGTCACTATCAGCTAAAATAAAAGCTGCAGTTGATGGTCTTAGAGTTGGGTATTCAAGGATTATAAGGATTTGCAGGTGTATTTCCCAGGTGGTGCAGTCAAGCGCGTGA
- the LOC110653957 gene encoding uncharacterized protein LOC110653957 isoform X2 produces the protein MASNPPIVEDTCNAETDEETIAVRKKRSRRVSFADREITSVHIFNRDEDYETPPDCSAKDPSSGNAAEAENEVLGFFRDLADSDDSKEMSPTGDEDDEDDIVNARKSFLRPVESPSPGSTIVGSATSNDEDNFFGPVSASFIRPGRLSDSAASDDNHDITMDSTAFSMHFHSLVKSDSGGKTLEEKTPSHISSPSDSGSFIVLTKAKKLIPHVSLPFEKVSCGRDSSDMSLVGENPHNYDYGKLSPTLEALLAEGSKDLQDSSVSDSNNGKTLKRKLSTFDENLSGHIDEKVCKDKETRNIAKLDTYTEGVSAACMELDEVNGISLITLVNQSTSGPSSRSNEDLEADVSVDQQMQTPNLLSKVNNDHSKALIGTNMLNIEFSVGAQRMNGKVPQLNVFSLHESRKTSIEGCLEETSTSNRSGNYAVYQNSDQHHRSPAVESISSLSSKQQQNFLDAAKSSRQLSYMTPSPKQPGSFFGKENIKSGENILPFYKTSSKFKIFDTSPLANSLKDVIEKSKLRLLKLHSSTTSPLNAVGEENNKDIEGKNVDALVSNLEKHLSSVDQKNMDHERTNYKYNAGIWSPKNDGSLSEMEGTISLGEGAESLIPMSSHTLSKTSDTQLMSEVASPSKFTSLQNKVSQHILMPENLQKQVVVFYGSDSPSVEIKLEHGNDVKTSRQPDVFVYPGKMLDQRLASSTENHSTVPRGLQKIELVSIGLGQVKTSIGNVTNNSHSAAVTDESESWFAEGTKLSTSSVIEINHFGDFNQVEKVHDEQSYPADVQNECETLPDVRTPSREMSALKFFSGSPDCNIPCATDPIYSKEELPGKRNEASLPAPDSLYIHWRNVNEPSLLKISTKFSTDMQQLFSPFIDKLNMSSIGVLQDILVHLEKIKIYEILCSQIQPQKVSDHSSEVRHKRVAETKMLLYKLVYERARQQLKSVKHDKLLRRAQELSFAIHRSEMLKSNRRFLFSPSDRDNIVDNLRNSCTSNLGSKHEVCREKVATMKHECEALDRKIKNLTKSFHNYLKMKGEKSCSETIVLLNDHLKKKTSCRLVHEELQLWEVDDFGSRNEKQNLVLNYQGSIYQRFTINDGPIPSIFVLNTLNGITITKNFPNMDAWSAFACVLNAKNTKRHIGSKSFAQETQITCSLLHNLLDVVAEVQLAQLEIRNLVHTCFRSSSVEQLDLQLCFIDFNNGRKVMVTLDMTCLKCGIYPSDIFPCQLQASVSGTYISLPESLSAKIKAAVDGLRVGYSRIIRICRCISQVVQSSA, from the exons ATGGCCTCAAATCCCCCGATTGTTGAAGACACCTGCAACGCCGAGACCGACGAGGAAACCATAGCTGTCAGGAAGAAGCGTTCGCGGCGCGTGAGCTTCGCTGACCGTGAGATTACCTCCGTCCACATCTTCAACCGAGATGAGGACTATGAGACCCCTCCAGACTGCTCTGCGAAGGATCCCAGCTCCGGCAATGCCGCCGAGGCGGAGAATGAGGTGCTAGGGTTTTTCAGGGACCTCGCTGATAGTGATGATTCCAAAGAAATGTCTCCAACCGGAGACGAAGACGATGAAGACGACATTGTCAATGCGAGGAAGTCGTTTTTGAGGCCAGTTGAGTCACCGTCTCCTGGAAGTACTATTGTTGGTTCTGCTACTTCGAATGATG AAGACAACTTTTTTGGGCCTGTATCAGCAAGTTTTATCAGACCTGGGCGATTATCTGACTCTGCTGCCTCAGATGATAATCATGATATTACAATGGATTCCACAGCATTTTCAATGCATTTCCATAGTCTCGTGAAATCAGATTCAGGAGGAAAAACTCTTGAAGAGAAAACACCTTCCCACATAAGCAGTCCTTCTGATTCAGGAAGTTTTATTGTACTAACAAAAGCTAAGAAGCTAATTCCACATGTTTCTCTTCCATTTGAGAAAGTTAGTTGTGGGAGAGATTCAAGTGACATGAGTCTTGTTGGAGAAAACCCACACAATTATGATTACGGGAAACTTTCTCCTACACTGGAAGCACTTTTGGCAGAAGGCAGTAAAGATTTGCAAGATTCCTCTGTTTCTGATTCTAACAATGGAAAAACATTGAAGAGGAAGCTTTCTACATTCGATGAGAATTTGAGTGGCCACATAGATGAAAAAGTTTGCAAGGATAAAGAAACAAGAAATATTGCTAAGCTAGACACATATACTGAGGGAGTATCTGCAGCTTGCATGGAATTGGATGAGGTGAATGGTATTTCCTTGATCACCCTTGTTAATCAGAGTACTAGTGGTCCCTCATCTCGTAGTAATGAAGATTTGGAAGCTGATGTATCTGTTGATCAGCAAATGCAAACGCCTAATCTACTAAGCAAA GTGAATAATGACCATAGTAAAGCTCTGATTGGGACGAATATGCTTAATATTGAGTTTAGTGTTGGTGCTCAGAGGATGAACGGTAAAGTTCCTCAGTTGAATGTATTTTCACTACATGAATCTAGAAAAACTTCCATTGAGGGCTGCTTGGAAGAAACATCTACTAGCAATAGAAGCGGAAATTATGCTGTTTATCAGAATTCTGATCAACATCATAGATCTCCAGCAGTTGAGTCCATATCCTCATTGTCCTCTAAACAGCAGCAAAATTTTTTGGATGCTGCTAAATCCAGTAGACAATTATCATATATGACTCCTTCCCCGAAGCAACCAGGTTCTTTTTTTGGCAAGGAAAATATAAAGAGTGGTGAGAATATTTTGCCCTTTTACAAAACCAGTTCTAAGTTCAAAATTTTTGATACCTCTCCTCTTGCCAATTCGTTGAAAGATGTAATTGAAAAATCAAAACTTAGGTTATTAAAGCTCCATTCATCTACAACTTCTCCCCTAAATGCTGTTGGTGAAGAAAACAACAAAGACATTGAGGGCAAAAATGTGGATGCCCTGGTTTCTAATTTAGAAAAGCATTTATCTAGTGTTGATCAGAAGAACATGGATCATGAGAGAACAAACTATAAGTATAATGCTGGTATATGGAGCCCAAAGAATGATGGCAGTTTGAGTGAAATGGAGGGCACTATAAGCCTTGGAGAAGGTGCAGAATCTCTGATTCCTATGTCTTCACATACTCTTTCTAAGACGAGTGATACTCAGCTGATGTCAGAAGTGGCATCACCTTCTAAGTTCACTTCATTGCAGAATAAAGTCAGCCAACACATTTTGATGCCAGAGAACTTGCAAAAACAGGTGGTggtcttttatggatctgattccCCATCGGTTGAGATTAAACTGGAACATGGCAATGATGTGAAAACAAGCAGACAACCTGATGTGTTTGTTTATCCAGGAAAAATGTTGGATCAGAGGCTAGCCTCATCAACAGAAAATCACAGTACTGTCCCTCGTGGCCTTCAGAAGATTGAGCTTGTTAGCATTGGCTTAGGACAAGTTAAGACTTCAATAGGTAATGTTACCAACAATAGTCATTCTGCTGCAGTAACCGATGAATCAGAATCCTGGTTTGCTGAAGGGACCAAGCTATCCACCTCATCTGTTATAGAGATTAATCATTTTGGAGACTTTAATCAAGTGGAAAAGGTGCATGACGAGCAAAGTTACCCTGCTGATGTGCAAAATGAATGTGAAACCTTACCAGATGTAAGAACTCCTTCAAGGGAGATGAGTGCCCTGAAGTTTTTCTCAGGAAGCCCAGATTGCAATATCCCTTGTGCAACTGACCCAATCTATTCTAAAGAGGAACTTCCTGGGAAGCGGAATGAAGCTTCTCTTCCTGCCCCAGATTCCCTCTACATTCATTGGAGAAATGTGAATGAGCCATCATTGTTGAAG ATTTCTACAAAATTTTCAACTGATATGCAGCAGTTGTTCTCTCCATTTATAGATAAACTAAATATGAGTTCG ATTGGTGTTCTGCAAGATATTTTGGTTCACCTGGAGAAGATTAAGATTTATGAGATACTCTGTTCCCAAATACAGCCTCAG AAAGTGAGTGATCATTCCAGTGAAGTTAGGCATAAAAG AGTAGCTGAAACAAAAATGTTGCTTTATAAGTTAGTGTATGAAAGGGCAAGGCAGCAATTAAAGTCTGTCAAGCATGATAAATTACTG AGAAGAGCACAAGAACTGAGCTTCGCAATTCATAGGTCTGAGATGCTGAAGTCAAATAGAAGATTTCTATTTTCGCCTAGTGACAGGGATAATATAGTTGATAATCTTAGAAATTCATGCACGTCTAATTTGGGCAGCAAACATGAG GTTTGCCGGGAAAAAGTGGCCACGATGAAGCATGAGTGTGAAGCTTTAGATAGGAAAATAAAGAATCTAaccaaatctttccacaattactTGAAAATGAAGGGAGAAAAAAGCTGTTCTGAGACAATTGTACTGCTCAATGATCATCTGAAGAAGAAAACCTCTTGCAGGCTTGTACATGAGGAGTTGCAG TTGTGGGAAGTTGATGATTTTGGGAGCAGGAATGAGAAACAAAATCTTGTTCTCAACTACCAAGGCTCAATCTACCAAAG ATTTACAATAAACGATGGTCCTATTCCTAGTATATTTGTTTTAAACACATTGAATGGCATCACCATCACAAAG AACTTCCCTAACATGGATGCTTGGTCAGCATTTGCATGTGTTCTAAATGCTAAGAACACAAAGAGGCACATTGGGTCCAAAAGTTTTGCACAAGAAACACAA ATTACCTGTTCACTACTGCATAATCTACTTGATGTGGTTGCAGAAGTACAATTAGCACAATTAGAAATTAGAAATTTGGTCCACACATGCTTTCGTTCTTCCTCTG TTGAGCAGCTGGATTTGCAGCTTTGTTTCATTGATTTTAACAATGGTAGGAAGGTGATGGTGACTCTTGACATGACATGTTTGAAATG TGGGATATATCCTTCAGACATCTTTCCATGTCAGCTACAAGCTTCCGTTTCTGGGACATACATCTCACTGCCTGAGTCACTATCAGCTAAAATAAAAGCTGCAGTTGATGGTCTTAGAGTTGGGTATTCAAGGATTATAAGGATTTGCAGGTGTATTTCCCAGGTGGTGCAGTCAAGCGCGTGA